In Methanothermobacter sp., the following are encoded in one genomic region:
- a CDS encoding thioesterase family protein — translation MFRITVTPRFGDIDGLRHVNNTVLAVWFEKGRNPIFRMFTPDLDLSYEKWKLILVRTEFDFLAQMYYGSDVEIRSYITHIGNSSFTIGHEAWQDGELKAKGKAVLVHYDFIEQRKKPIPPDIRSQLEEHLVEED, via the coding sequence ATGTTCAGAATCACGGTGACACCACGTTTTGGGGATATAGATGGTCTCAGACACGTTAACAACACTGTCCTGGCGGTCTGGTTTGAGAAGGGAAGGAACCCCATCTTCAGGATGTTCACACCCGACCTTGACCTCAGCTATGAGAAGTGGAAACTCATCCTTGTAAGGACAGAATTCGACTTCCTTGCACAGATGTACTATGGGAGTGACGTGGAGATAAGAAGCTACATAACACACATAGGAAACTCATCCTTCACCATAGGCCACGAGGCATGGCAGGACGGTGAACTAAAGGCAAAGGGTAAGGCTGTCCTGGTCCACTACGATTTCATTGAACAGAGGAAAAAGCCAATACCCCCTGATATAAGGTCACAGCTTGAAGAACACCTTGTGGAAGAGGATTAA
- a CDS encoding DEAD/DEAH box helicase, with protein MIVLNRRKRSVDFIPAGSPRGALNTRRKPGYWGKLKIKKTSSGPRIARFTVEKNERETLRKPSEAIKLLRKQAVFLTGGDEELEELLGNHGIRYRYARVCQHCLHEGYVTLVSSRASTKHEGQIICSRCVDEVIRRELKLAGMDKSAFRNFRRLIRRGVSLERVLEMMSPRFDPLANHELTLYDMVTATADRTPKVPIDRLELPEKFKRILRREGSRVLRPVQVLAVDAGLLEGASLMVVSATASGKTLVGELAGIPRAMRGERFIYLTPLVALANQKYRDFKKRYSALGLKTAIKVGMSRIKAKGELRIPDTDAADADIIVGTYEGIDYLLRSGKAGIFGDVGVVVVDEIHTLEDEERGARLNGMIWRIKRLFPNAQIIALSATVKNSAEIASDFGLKLVEYDKRPVPLERHIIFSRSGEEKKNLILRLAAREFSSSSRKGFQGQTIIFTNSRRKTRLIAEYLTRNRVSAAAYHAGLSYSERQRIEKAFASQKLAAVVTTAALAAGVDFPASQVIFETLLMGNRWLTPNEFSQMLGRAGRPSYHDRGVVYVLAEIGMEFDGDSEESVALELLESGPEPVEVQHTDENVLENILADITSGAIKSEYDITYKSSGSLEEDMALDFLESSGLISRKGELRATDYGMAVSISFLNVEDAEYIRRNLKSSRKPLDIAVELEPFEGAYLSVRMHRGLTRAVGANVSIRLTADSTLDIISNGDNLIKLDKNLQEAVLGIQMDFLSCECTDRPFCGCIQQKLSEHILRERMSGRDPRDISKGLLSKYQIQAYPGDVFSWLDTIVRKLESMGRIAFAFKKRAFLTECSKIVSAIENGEKF; from the coding sequence ATGATAGTCCTGAATCGAAGGAAAAGATCAGTTGATTTTATACCCGCCGGAAGTCCCAGGGGCGCTCTCAACACCCGTAGAAAGCCCGGGTACTGGGGGAAGCTGAAAATCAAAAAAACCTCCTCTGGCCCCAGAATAGCAAGGTTCACTGTGGAGAAAAATGAAAGGGAAACCCTTAGAAAACCCTCAGAGGCCATAAAACTCCTCAGGAAACAGGCCGTGTTTCTAACGGGAGGTGATGAGGAACTTGAAGAACTACTAGGGAATCACGGTATCAGGTACAGGTATGCAAGGGTATGCCAGCACTGCCTCCATGAGGGCTATGTGACCCTTGTGAGCTCAAGGGCATCAACGAAGCATGAAGGCCAGATCATATGCTCAAGGTGCGTCGATGAGGTAATAAGAAGGGAGCTCAAACTGGCGGGCATGGATAAATCAGCCTTCAGAAACTTCAGGAGGCTGATCAGGAGGGGTGTAAGCCTTGAGAGGGTCCTTGAGATGATGTCACCCAGATTCGACCCGTTGGCGAACCATGAACTGACGCTCTATGATATGGTAACGGCAACAGCAGACAGAACCCCAAAGGTGCCCATTGATCGCCTTGAGCTTCCTGAGAAATTTAAGCGGATTCTCAGAAGGGAGGGTAGCAGGGTGCTGAGGCCAGTGCAGGTCCTTGCAGTCGATGCTGGTCTCCTTGAGGGCGCTAGTCTTATGGTTGTATCTGCAACCGCAAGTGGAAAGACCCTTGTGGGGGAACTTGCAGGTATCCCCCGGGCAATGAGGGGTGAAAGGTTCATCTACCTCACACCACTAGTTGCCCTTGCAAACCAGAAGTACAGGGACTTCAAGAAGAGATACTCTGCACTTGGACTTAAAACAGCCATAAAGGTTGGTATGAGCAGGATAAAGGCAAAGGGTGAGCTGCGAATTCCTGATACCGATGCGGCTGACGCTGATATAATAGTTGGTACCTACGAGGGGATCGACTACCTACTGAGGTCAGGAAAGGCCGGTATCTTCGGTGATGTGGGTGTGGTCGTGGTTGATGAGATACATACCCTTGAGGATGAGGAGAGGGGGGCAAGGCTCAACGGCATGATATGGAGGATAAAAAGGTTATTCCCCAACGCCCAGATCATAGCGCTCTCTGCAACAGTCAAAAACTCCGCGGAAATAGCATCAGATTTTGGCCTGAAGCTGGTTGAATACGATAAAAGGCCAGTGCCACTTGAAAGACACATCATATTCTCAAGGAGCGGTGAGGAAAAGAAGAACCTCATACTGAGGCTTGCAGCACGCGAGTTCTCCTCGAGTTCAAGGAAGGGGTTCCAGGGACAGACCATAATATTCACAAACTCAAGGAGGAAAACCAGGCTCATTGCAGAGTACCTCACAAGGAACAGAGTCAGTGCAGCAGCATATCATGCAGGCTTATCTTACTCTGAGAGGCAGCGGATAGAGAAGGCCTTTGCATCCCAGAAACTCGCCGCAGTTGTCACCACAGCGGCACTTGCAGCTGGAGTCGACTTTCCGGCATCACAGGTTATATTTGAAACGCTCCTCATGGGTAACCGCTGGCTCACCCCAAATGAGTTTTCACAGATGCTTGGACGTGCTGGCAGACCATCCTACCATGACCGGGGTGTTGTCTATGTTCTTGCAGAAATCGGTATGGAATTTGATGGTGATTCCGAGGAGTCTGTGGCTCTTGAGCTCCTTGAAAGCGGTCCCGAACCTGTTGAGGTTCAACATACAGATGAAAATGTTCTTGAAAATATTCTGGCGGATATAACGTCGGGGGCCATTAAATCGGAGTATGATATTACCTATAAGTCTTCAGGGTCCCTGGAAGAGGACATGGCGCTTGATTTCCTTGAGTCATCTGGTCTTATAAGCAGGAAAGGAGAACTCAGGGCAACTGATTATGGAATGGCCGTCTCCATATCATTTCTAAATGTTGAGGATGCGGAGTACATAAGGAGGAACCTCAAATCCAGTAGAAAGCCTCTTGATATTGCGGTTGAACTTGAACCATTTGAGGGTGCGTATCTCTCAGTAAGAATGCACAGAGGATTAACGAGGGCAGTTGGAGCCAATGTTTCAATCCGATTGACAGCGGATTCAACCCTTGACATAATATCCAATGGGGATAATCTCATAAAACTTGATAAAAATCTACAGGAGGCTGTTCTTGGAATACAGATGGATTTTCTTTCATGTGAATGCACGGATAGACCCTTCTGTGGGTGTATTCAGCAAAAATTATCGGAACATATACTTCGGGAGAGAATGAGTGGCAGGGACCCAAGGGATATAAGTAAGGGGCTTCTATCAAAGTATCAGATTCAGGCGTATCCTGGAGATGTTT
- a CDS encoding AMP-binding protein produces MVFTEETIGEFFEKQVERYADKEFIVYPDRDLRFTYREFNERVNLLAKGLLSIGIKKGDHVGIWATNVPDWLTFLFATAKIGAVLVTVNTAYKSHELEYVMKQSDMKAIAIIDGFRDVDYVQTLYELVPELKTQERGHLRSERFPELRSAIYIGAQKHRGMYNTNELMLLGKHVPDSELRSVMSTLRNTDVINMQYTSGTTGFPKGVMLTHRNILNNGYYIGERQKFTEEDRLCLPVPLFHCFGIVLGVLAILTHGGTLVMIELFDPLLVLAAVEKERCTALYGVPTMFIAEFTHPMFDMFDLSSLRTGIMAGSPCPIEAMKRVMNDMNMKEVTIAYGLTEASPVFTQTSVDDPIEKRVETVGTPLPHIEVKIVDPETGEELGPGEPGEICCRGYNVMKGYYKMPEMTAEAIDEDGWLHSGDLAVMDEDGYYSIVGRIKDMIIRGGENIYPREIEEFLHTMPGIKDVQVVGIPDEKYGEIVGAFVIREDGADILEEDVRDYAIQRIARYKVPKHVFFVDEFPLTASGKVQKFKLRELAVELLKKRKEGS; encoded by the coding sequence ATGGTTTTCACTGAGGAAACAATAGGGGAATTTTTTGAAAAACAGGTTGAAAGGTACGCTGATAAGGAGTTCATAGTATACCCTGACAGGGATTTAAGGTTCACCTACCGGGAATTCAATGAGAGGGTCAACCTCCTTGCAAAGGGCCTGTTATCCATCGGGATAAAGAAGGGTGACCACGTGGGTATCTGGGCCACCAACGTACCGGACTGGCTGACGTTCCTCTTTGCAACAGCAAAGATAGGAGCGGTTCTTGTAACGGTGAACACTGCCTACAAGAGCCATGAACTTGAATATGTCATGAAACAGTCTGACATGAAGGCAATAGCCATCATAGATGGCTTCAGGGACGTTGACTACGTCCAGACACTATATGAACTGGTACCTGAACTCAAAACCCAGGAGAGGGGTCACCTCCGGAGTGAAAGGTTCCCTGAACTTCGAAGCGCCATATACATAGGGGCCCAGAAGCACAGGGGGATGTACAACACCAATGAACTGATGCTCCTGGGTAAACACGTCCCTGACAGTGAACTCCGCAGTGTGATGTCAACCCTCAGGAACACCGATGTCATAAACATGCAGTACACCTCTGGGACAACGGGTTTCCCCAAGGGGGTAATGCTCACCCACAGGAACATACTCAACAACGGCTACTACATCGGTGAGAGACAGAAATTCACCGAGGAGGACCGTCTCTGTCTACCGGTACCACTATTCCACTGCTTTGGAATAGTTCTGGGCGTGCTGGCCATCCTTACACATGGCGGGACACTTGTCATGATAGAACTCTTCGACCCCCTACTGGTACTTGCAGCGGTGGAAAAAGAGAGGTGCACCGCACTCTACGGTGTACCAACCATGTTCATAGCAGAGTTCACACACCCGATGTTTGACATGTTCGACCTTTCATCCCTCAGAACAGGTATCATGGCGGGATCACCCTGCCCCATAGAGGCAATGAAGCGCGTCATGAATGACATGAACATGAAGGAGGTCACAATAGCCTACGGCCTCACAGAGGCATCCCCGGTCTTCACACAGACAAGTGTGGATGACCCCATAGAGAAGCGTGTCGAAACCGTTGGAACACCCCTGCCACACATTGAGGTCAAGATAGTGGACCCTGAAACCGGCGAGGAGCTGGGCCCCGGCGAACCCGGCGAGATATGCTGCAGGGGCTACAACGTCATGAAGGGCTACTACAAGATGCCTGAGATGACAGCTGAGGCCATAGATGAGGATGGGTGGCTCCACAGCGGGGACCTTGCGGTGATGGATGAGGACGGATACTACTCAATCGTTGGGAGAATAAAGGACATGATCATCCGGGGCGGCGAGAACATCTACCCGAGGGAAATCGAGGAGTTCCTCCACACAATGCCAGGTATAAAGGACGTGCAGGTTGTGGGGATACCCGATGAGAAGTACGGTGAAATAGTCGGTGCCTTTGTTATCAGGGAGGACGGTGCAGACATACTGGAGGAGGATGTCAGGGACTATGCAATCCAGAGGATAGCAAGGTACAAGGTCCCGAAACACGTTTTCTTTGTTGACGAGTTCCCTCTCACCGCAAGCGGGAAGGTCCAGAAATTCAAACTCAGGGAGCTGGCAGTTGAACTCCTCAAGAAGAGGAAGGAAGGCTCCTGA